From Desulfuromonas soudanensis, the proteins below share one genomic window:
- a CDS encoding methyltransferase domain-containing protein — MKRHPDRQSEMATDLHTERLERVIQALRKSQAESVLDLGCGPGDLLLRLADERQFKKIVGLDTSGEALAEARHLLSRKENASKVSLYQGSFTSFDDDMAGFDAAVLLETIEHVEPHRLSAVEKAVFAGCRPKTVIITTPNYEYNVLHGVPGGAFRHPDHRFEWTRAKFRSWAEGVAGRHGYRTRFDDIGERDPILGSSTQMVTFSRI; from the coding sequence ATGAAAAGGCATCCGGACCGGCAGTCGGAAATGGCCACCGACCTGCATACCGAACGGCTGGAGAGAGTCATTCAGGCCTTACGGAAAAGTCAGGCCGAGAGCGTTCTCGATCTCGGCTGCGGCCCCGGCGATCTCCTGCTGCGCCTGGCCGACGAGCGCCAATTCAAGAAAATTGTCGGTCTCGATACCTCCGGGGAGGCGCTGGCGGAGGCGAGGCACCTCCTGTCACGAAAAGAAAACGCATCCAAAGTCTCCCTTTACCAGGGGTCCTTCACCTCATTTGACGACGACATGGCCGGGTTTGACGCGGCGGTCCTGCTGGAGACGATCGAGCATGTCGAGCCCCATCGTCTGTCGGCCGTGGAAAAGGCGGTGTTTGCCGGATGCCGGCCGAAAACGGTGATCATCACCACGCCCAATTACGAATACAACGTGCTGCATGGCGTACCGGGAGGAGCGTTCAGACACCCTGACCATCGCTTCGAATGGACCCGGGCCAAGTTCAGGAGTTGGGCGGAAGGGGTCGCCGGGCGTCACGGCTACCGGACCAGGTTTGACGATATCGGCGAGAGGGACCCGATCCTTGGGAGTTCGACGCAGATGGTGACGTTCTCCCGGATCTGA
- a CDS encoding HlyD family type I secretion periplasmic adaptor subunit, translating into MDNDLLDFSPALLLLQEKPPNPLGQKVIWVLLALLGALLVWAMVGQLDIVAVAEGKLVPHSYVQIVQPSESGIVKEILVKEGDTVLAGQVLMRMDTLATEADSRSLEAEFQRKSLLLRRINAELSGNVFTTLPDDPPELASEVDAQYRANRVSLEAALAEESSRLVKAKYELQVAEQTQEKLTEVLPHFRKQERAYADLAREKIAADLVAGEKRMERIEKEQELLTQSHLIGSAKASIKQSEKRLAQIESDYFRQLHVERNEFQGQLERLTEEVTKQRHRSELMELKAPQDSIVKELTTHTAGTVVQPGMVLLTLVPKDDILRAEIWVSNEDIGFIRNGLPVKLKFAAFPFQKYGMLEGTVEHVSADAADEDAKKAGSSSPDPSGNSQSLGYRALVKLNDLVLENDGRRYPLSPGMVTHAEIHLGERTVMEYLLSPVRKAWHEAGRER; encoded by the coding sequence ATGGATAATGATTTGCTCGATTTCTCACCAGCATTGTTGCTCCTGCAGGAAAAGCCGCCTAACCCGCTAGGGCAGAAAGTCATATGGGTCTTGCTGGCCTTGCTAGGCGCCTTGCTGGTCTGGGCGATGGTGGGGCAACTCGATATCGTTGCGGTTGCCGAAGGCAAACTGGTGCCGCACAGTTACGTCCAAATCGTGCAACCATCAGAATCAGGCATTGTCAAAGAGATCCTGGTCAAGGAAGGGGACACGGTGCTTGCCGGTCAGGTTCTGATGCGCATGGATACCCTGGCTACTGAAGCTGACAGCCGCTCCCTGGAGGCTGAGTTCCAGAGAAAAAGTTTGCTGTTACGTCGCATCAACGCAGAGCTTTCTGGAAACGTATTTACAACCTTGCCCGATGATCCGCCTGAGCTGGCTAGCGAAGTCGATGCACAATATCGTGCCAACCGTGTTTCCCTGGAAGCAGCACTTGCAGAGGAAAGCTCACGCCTGGTCAAGGCAAAGTATGAGCTGCAGGTCGCAGAACAGACACAAGAAAAATTAACTGAGGTGCTGCCACATTTTCGGAAGCAGGAACGTGCCTATGCTGATCTGGCTAGAGAAAAAATCGCCGCGGACCTTGTCGCCGGTGAAAAGCGCATGGAACGTATTGAAAAAGAACAGGAGCTGCTGACTCAATCGCATCTTATCGGTTCGGCGAAAGCGAGTATTAAACAATCCGAGAAGAGGCTGGCGCAGATCGAGTCCGATTATTTTCGACAACTGCATGTCGAGCGAAATGAATTTCAGGGGCAGCTCGAAAGGCTCACCGAGGAAGTGACCAAACAGAGACATCGCAGCGAACTCATGGAGTTGAAGGCCCCACAGGACAGTATTGTCAAAGAGTTGACCACTCATACTGCCGGAACTGTCGTGCAACCTGGTATGGTACTGCTTACGCTGGTTCCCAAAGATGATATTTTGCGTGCTGAAATCTGGGTGTCCAACGAAGATATTGGTTTCATCCGCAATGGTCTGCCAGTGAAACTCAAATTTGCTGCTTTTCCTTTTCAGAAATACGGCATGCTGGAAGGGACTGTTGAGCATGTCAGTGCTGATGCTGCCGATGAAGATGCTAAAAAGGCTGGAAGTTCATCTCCCGATCCGTCTGGAAACAGCCAGTCGTTAGGTTACCGGGCTCTGGTGAAGCTAAATGATCTGGTCTTGGAAAACGACGGCAGGCGTTACCCTCTCTCTCCTGGTATGGTGACACATGCGGAGATTCATCTTGGCGAACGTACGGTGATGGAATACCTGCTCTCTCCGGTCAGGAAGGCCTGGCATGAGGCTGGGCGGGAGCGGTAA
- a CDS encoding YihY/virulence factor BrkB family protein: MKTKNIGKFMENRTALDLAGRVVRGIRKDHCVGHAAEIAFFFLFALFPCLLSLTSLLAYLPVPDLVQVLLNLFDNFLPDAVLSLVEKNLQTLVQVQKGGLLTFGILLALWSASKAVIGFQAALNDAYETEDQRPYWQVRTLSVVLVIGFMGFLIASLLLLFFGRQIGVWIASLTGFGPAFTLGWNLLRWPVIFALMIAALSALYRYAPALKVSWRETIPGAVSGTGAWIVMTLAFSFYANNFRSYDQTYGSIGAVIALLFWMYASAFVILLGGEINACLRQRRGQEGMGGKKEV; this comes from the coding sequence ATGAAGACGAAAAATATTGGTAAATTCATGGAGAACAGAACCGCGCTGGACCTGGCCGGACGGGTGGTCAGGGGGATCCGCAAGGATCACTGCGTCGGGCATGCGGCCGAGATTGCTTTTTTCTTCCTCTTTGCGCTCTTCCCCTGTCTTCTCTCTCTGACCAGCCTCCTGGCCTATCTGCCGGTGCCGGATCTGGTCCAGGTTTTACTGAACCTTTTTGACAATTTCCTCCCGGACGCCGTTCTCTCCCTGGTGGAAAAAAATCTCCAGACCCTGGTTCAGGTGCAGAAGGGAGGACTTCTCACCTTTGGAATCCTGCTGGCGCTCTGGTCCGCATCAAAAGCGGTGATCGGGTTTCAGGCTGCCCTGAATGACGCCTATGAGACGGAGGATCAACGCCCCTATTGGCAGGTGCGTACTCTTTCGGTGGTTCTGGTCATCGGCTTCATGGGTTTCCTTATCGCCTCCCTCCTTCTGCTCTTTTTCGGCCGGCAAATCGGTGTCTGGATCGCTTCACTGACCGGCTTCGGCCCTGCCTTCACTCTGGGTTGGAACCTTCTGCGCTGGCCGGTGATTTTCGCTCTGATGATTGCGGCCCTCTCCGCACTCTATCGCTATGCACCGGCGCTCAAGGTGTCATGGCGGGAGACCATCCCCGGCGCCGTTTCGGGGACGGGGGCGTGGATCGTCATGACTTTGGCCTTTTCATTTTATGCCAACAATTTCCGGTCCTATGACCAGACCTACGGGAGTATCGGTGCGGTCATCGCCCTGCTTTTCTGGATGTACGCCAGCGCCTTCGTGATTCTCCTTGGCGGAGAGATCAACGCTTGCTTGCGGCAACGGCGGGGTCAAGAAGGGATGGGAGGGAAAAAGGAAGTGTAG
- a CDS encoding universal stress protein encodes MEKLVLACIDGSSYSTAVGDAAAWAALRMNAPLKFLHVLHKEKSSPPADLSGSIGLGARESLLEELAALDEKRGKLAQEKGRQILAAIRERARAAGISAPEGLHRHGGLVETLIELEEGIRLLVLGKRGQEAEVASEHLGSHLERVIRTLNRPILVTTAEFRIPQRVMLAFDGSATARKGLEMVAGSPLFKGLPCHLVMVGTDSAEAQTELSRARQILEQAGFDVPAVILPGEAESVLGEYQQEHGIDLMIMGAYGHSRIRHLLIGSTTTTMLRKSTIPLLLLR; translated from the coding sequence ATGGAAAAGCTCGTACTCGCCTGTATCGACGGGTCCTCCTATTCGACCGCCGTTGGCGACGCTGCCGCCTGGGCGGCCCTGCGGATGAACGCGCCGTTAAAGTTCCTCCACGTGCTGCATAAGGAGAAGAGCTCTCCCCCGGCCGACCTGAGCGGCAGTATCGGCTTGGGCGCCCGGGAATCGCTGCTGGAAGAATTGGCGGCGCTCGATGAAAAACGTGGCAAACTGGCCCAGGAAAAAGGCCGACAGATCCTCGCCGCGATCAGAGAACGGGCGCGCGCCGCCGGAATATCCGCACCCGAGGGGCTCCACCGCCATGGCGGGCTGGTGGAAACCCTGATCGAGCTGGAAGAGGGAATTCGCCTGCTCGTTCTCGGCAAACGGGGCCAGGAGGCTGAGGTGGCCTCGGAGCACCTGGGGAGCCACCTGGAACGGGTCATACGCACCCTGAATCGCCCCATCCTGGTGACCACCGCCGAGTTTCGCATTCCGCAGCGGGTGATGCTCGCCTTCGACGGCAGCGCCACGGCCCGCAAGGGGTTGGAGATGGTCGCCGGGAGTCCCCTGTTCAAAGGACTGCCGTGCCATCTGGTCATGGTCGGAACCGACAGCGCCGAGGCGCAAACCGAGCTCTCCCGGGCCCGGCAGATTCTCGAACAGGCCGGATTCGATGTGCCGGCGGTGATCCTCCCCGGCGAGGCCGAAAGCGTGCTCGGCGAATACCAACAGGAGCACGGCATCGATCTGATGATCATGGGCGCCTACGGTCACTCCCGGATCCGCCACCTGCTCATCGGCAGCACCACCACCACGATGCTGCGCAAATCGACCATCCCCCTCCTTCTGCTGCGCTAG